From the genome of Acidobacteriota bacterium, one region includes:
- a CDS encoding SIMPL domain-containing protein (The SIMPL domain is named for its presence in mouse protein SIMPL (signalling molecule that associates with mouse pelle-like kinase). Bacterial member BP26, from Brucella, was shown to assemble into a channel-like structure, while YggE from E. coli has been associated with resistance to oxidative stress.) → MIASATVAAAQTAPPEPPTVVVSGEGVVKAVPDQAWVTIGTESRSKVSKEAQSRNAEAMTAVQQKLGALGIAKDAIRTIAIDLQLEYDYANGRQTPRGYVARNTIEVRVDDFAKLGDVLDAAVGSGATNLHGLRFEVKNREALEREALQLAVANAMGRAEALAAGAKRTIDRVIRIEESSVGRGPEMPVMAMRMKAEDASTPVAAGELEIRAQVRIIAALK, encoded by the coding sequence GTGATCGCCTCTGCCACCGTCGCTGCCGCACAAACGGCCCCGCCTGAGCCGCCGACGGTGGTGGTGTCGGGCGAAGGCGTGGTGAAGGCCGTACCCGACCAGGCGTGGGTGACCATTGGCACCGAGAGCCGATCGAAGGTTTCGAAAGAGGCCCAGTCGCGCAACGCCGAGGCGATGACCGCCGTGCAGCAGAAGCTCGGCGCGCTTGGCATCGCCAAGGATGCCATTCGCACCATCGCAATCGACCTGCAGTTGGAATACGACTACGCCAATGGCCGGCAGACGCCGCGCGGCTACGTGGCTCGCAACACCATTGAAGTGCGGGTTGACGACTTCGCGAAGCTCGGCGACGTGCTCGATGCCGCCGTGGGATCCGGCGCGACCAACCTTCACGGCCTTCGTTTCGAGGTCAAGAACCGCGAGGCGCTCGAGCGCGAGGCGCTGCAGCTGGCCGTGGCCAATGCCATGGGCCGCGCCGAGGCGCTGGCCGCCGGTGCGAAGCGCACGATCGATCGCGTGATCCGGATTGAGGAGTCGTCGGTCGGCCGCGGCCCCGAGATGCCGGTGATGGCCATGCGCATGAAGGCCGAGGACGCGAGCACGCCGGTCGCCGCCGGCGAGCTGGAGATCAGGGCGCAAGTCAGGATAATCGCCGCGCTGAAGTAG
- the sufB gene encoding Fe-S cluster assembly protein SufB, with amino-acid sequence MSTATKQIEELANTEYKYGFVTDTEQDIIPVGLNEDVVRLISSKKGEPEWMLEWRLKAFRAWLKMAEPHWQNVKYEPIDYQGVSYYAAPSEKKKLNSLDEVDPEIRATFDKLGIPIEEQKLLSNVAVDAVFDSVSVATTFRSKLAELGIIFCSFSEAVKDHPDLIKKYVGSVVPHTDNYFAALNSAVFSDGSFVYIPRGVRCPMELSTYFRINAKNTGQFERTLIIADEGSTVSYLEGCTAPMRDEHQLHAAVVELVAHKDATIKYSTVQNWYPGDKNGKGGIYNFVTKRGICKGDRSKITWTQVETGSAVTWKYPSCILQGDDSVGEFYSVAVTNNYQQADTGTKMIHLGKNTRSTIVSKGISAGRGQNTYRGAVKIGKNAANARNYSQCDSLLIGDRCGAHTFPYLEIKNTTAKVEHEASTSKIGEDQIFYCESRGISKEDAINMIVSGFCKEVFRELPMEFAVEAQKLLGISLEGSVG; translated from the coding sequence ATGAGTACAGCAACGAAGCAAATCGAAGAACTGGCGAATACCGAATACAAGTATGGGTTCGTCACCGATACCGAGCAGGACATCATCCCGGTTGGGCTCAATGAAGACGTGGTCCGCCTGATCTCGTCCAAGAAGGGCGAGCCAGAGTGGATGCTCGAGTGGCGCCTCAAGGCGTTCCGCGCGTGGCTGAAGATGGCAGAGCCGCACTGGCAGAACGTCAAGTACGAGCCGATCGATTACCAGGGCGTGAGCTACTACGCCGCGCCGTCGGAGAAGAAGAAGCTGAACAGCCTGGACGAGGTCGATCCCGAGATCCGCGCGACCTTCGACAAGCTCGGCATCCCGATCGAAGAGCAGAAGCTGCTGTCGAACGTGGCTGTCGACGCCGTGTTCGACTCGGTCTCGGTGGCGACGACGTTCCGCAGCAAGCTGGCGGAGCTGGGCATCATCTTCTGCTCGTTTTCGGAGGCCGTGAAGGACCATCCCGACCTGATCAAGAAGTACGTCGGTTCGGTCGTCCCGCACACCGATAACTACTTCGCGGCGCTCAACTCGGCGGTGTTCAGCGACGGCAGCTTCGTCTACATCCCGAGGGGTGTGCGCTGCCCGATGGAGCTGTCCACCTACTTCCGCATCAACGCCAAGAACACCGGCCAGTTCGAGCGCACGCTGATCATCGCGGACGAAGGCTCGACGGTGAGCTACCTCGAAGGCTGCACCGCGCCGATGCGCGACGAGCACCAGTTGCACGCGGCGGTCGTCGAACTGGTGGCCCACAAGGACGCGACCATCAAGTATTCGACCGTCCAGAACTGGTACCCCGGCGACAAGAACGGCAAGGGCGGCATTTATAACTTCGTGACCAAGCGCGGCATCTGCAAGGGCGACCGCTCCAAGATCACCTGGACCCAGGTCGAGACCGGCTCGGCCGTCACCTGGAAGTACCCCAGCTGCATTCTGCAGGGTGACGATTCGGTGGGCGAGTTCTACTCGGTGGCGGTGACCAACAACTACCAGCAGGCCGACACCGGCACCAAGATGATCCATCTGGGCAAGAACACCCGCAGCACGATTGTCTCGAAGGGCATTTCGGCCGGGCGCGGCCAGAACACCTATCGTGGCGCCGTCAAGATTGGCAAGAACGCGGCCAACGCGCGCAACTACTCGCAGTGCGACTCGCTGCTGATCGGCGATCGCTGCGGCGCGCACACCTTCCCGTATCTCGAGATCAAGAACACCACCGCGAAGGTGGAGCACGAGGCCTCGACCTCGAAGATCGGCGAAGACCAGATCTTCTACTGCGAGTCGCGGGGCATCTCGAAGGAAGACGCGATCAACATGATCGTGTCGGGTTTCTGCAAGGAAGTGTTCCGGGAGCTCCCGATGGAGTTCGCGGTCGAGGCACAAAAGCTACTCGGTATTTCTCTCGAAGGGTCGGTCGGTTAA
- the moeB gene encoding molybdopterin-synthase adenylyltransferase MoeB produces the protein MTKILIPTPLRPFTDKLDTVEVSGATVGELLQNLTTQYGGLKQHLYAADGKLRSFVNIYVNDDDIRYLQKNETPVKAGDTVSIIPSVAGGAPSTPAHPESLGARPSGESLPELSGDEIKRYSRHLIMPEVGVEGQRKLKASKVLCIGAGGLGSPAAMYLAAAGVGTIGIVDFDVVDFSNLQRQLLHGTPDVGRPKLDSAKDRLNALNPNVHIETYDAALSSENAMEFFAPYDVILDGTDNFPTRYLVNDACVLSGKPNAYGSIFRFEGQASVFATKDGPCYRCLYPEPPPPGLVPSCAEGGVFGVLPGIIGVIQATETIKLILGIGEPLIGRFMIYDALRMRFRELKLRKDADCPVCGTHPTVTKLIDYEQFCGVAPHQLEAAKPMMTNADAVTARELKAELDRGEKVVILDVREPQEYQINKIPGSILIPLGDLPKRYVELDPNATIVSQCKSGVRSARAQEFLRSKGFTGVRNLTGGILGWIDQVDPSQPKY, from the coding sequence ATGACCAAGATCCTCATTCCAACGCCTCTCCGCCCCTTTACCGACAAGCTCGACACCGTGGAGGTGAGCGGCGCGACGGTCGGCGAGTTGCTGCAGAACCTGACCACCCAGTACGGCGGGTTGAAGCAGCACCTGTACGCGGCCGACGGCAAGCTGCGCAGCTTCGTCAACATCTACGTGAATGACGATGACATCCGGTATTTGCAGAAGAACGAGACACCGGTCAAGGCGGGCGACACGGTCAGCATCATCCCGTCGGTGGCGGGCGGCGCCCCTTCGACTCCGGCACACCCCGAGTCGCTCGGGGCAAGGCCCAGTGGTGAATCGCTGCCCGAGTTGTCGGGCGACGAGATCAAGCGCTACAGCCGCCACTTGATCATGCCGGAGGTCGGCGTCGAGGGGCAGCGCAAGCTGAAGGCGTCCAAGGTGCTGTGCATTGGCGCCGGTGGCCTCGGTTCGCCCGCGGCGATGTATCTCGCCGCCGCCGGTGTCGGCACCATCGGCATTGTCGACTTCGACGTCGTGGACTTCAGCAACCTGCAGCGGCAGTTGCTGCACGGCACGCCCGACGTGGGCCGGCCGAAGCTGGACTCGGCGAAGGATCGGCTGAACGCGCTCAACCCGAACGTTCACATCGAGACCTACGACGCGGCCTTGAGCTCCGAGAACGCGATGGAGTTCTTCGCGCCGTACGACGTGATCCTGGACGGTACCGACAACTTCCCGACCCGTTACCTGGTGAACGACGCCTGCGTGCTCAGCGGCAAGCCGAACGCCTACGGCAGCATCTTCCGTTTCGAAGGGCAGGCATCGGTGTTCGCGACCAAGGACGGTCCGTGCTATCGCTGCCTGTATCCCGAGCCGCCGCCGCCGGGTCTGGTGCCGAGCTGCGCCGAGGGCGGCGTGTTCGGCGTGCTGCCCGGGATCATCGGCGTGATCCAGGCGACCGAAACCATCAAGCTGATCCTCGGTATCGGCGAGCCGCTGATTGGCCGGTTCATGATCTACGACGCGCTGCGCATGCGCTTCCGCGAGTTGAAGCTGCGCAAGGATGCCGACTGCCCGGTGTGCGGCACCCACCCGACGGTGACCAAGTTGATCGATTACGAGCAGTTCTGCGGCGTGGCGCCGCACCAGCTGGAGGCGGCAAAGCCAATGATGACGAACGCAGACGCTGTAACGGCCCGCGAACTGAAGGCCGAACTGGACCGGGGCGAAAAGGTCGTGATCCTCGATGTCCGCGAACCCCAGGAATACCAAATCAACAAGATCCCCGGATCGATCCTTATTCCGCTGGGCGACCTGCCGAAGCGCTACGTGGAGCTCGACCCGAACGCCACCATCGTGTCTCAGTGCAAGTCGGGAGTCCGCAGCGCCAGGGCACAGGAATTCCTTCGTTCTAAAGGGTTTACGGGTGTTCGCAACCTCACCGGCGGCATTCTGGGCTGGATCGACCAGGTCGATCCGTCTCAGCCGAAGTATTAG
- the sufC gene encoding Fe-S cluster assembly ATPase SufC yields the protein MLEVKNLQVRVEDKEILRGINLTVKAGEVHAIMGPNGSGKSTFARALAGHPGYEVTGGEVHYQGHDLLDMDPDERARAGVFMAFQYPVEIPGVNNAYFLKAALNAKRKQQGLDELDAMDFMALVKQKLKVLHVDESMLMRSVNEGFSGGEKKRNEIFHMAVLEPTLAVLDETDSGLDIDALRVVSDGVNAMRSPERSFIVVTHYQRLLEYIVPDYVHVLADGRIVRSGGRELALELEEKGYAWTEPTGARK from the coding sequence ATGCTCGAAGTCAAGAATCTGCAGGTCCGGGTCGAAGACAAGGAAATTCTCCGCGGCATCAACCTCACGGTGAAGGCCGGCGAAGTGCACGCCATCATGGGGCCCAACGGCTCGGGCAAGAGCACGTTCGCGCGCGCCCTCGCCGGCCATCCCGGCTATGAAGTGACCGGCGGCGAGGTGCACTACCAGGGCCACGACCTGCTCGACATGGACCCGGACGAGCGCGCCCGCGCGGGCGTGTTCATGGCGTTCCAGTACCCGGTGGAGATCCCCGGCGTCAACAACGCCTATTTCCTCAAGGCGGCGCTCAACGCCAAGCGCAAGCAGCAGGGGCTCGATGAACTCGACGCCATGGACTTCATGGCGCTCGTCAAGCAGAAGCTCAAGGTCCTGCACGTGGACGAGTCGATGCTGATGCGGTCGGTGAACGAGGGCTTCTCGGGCGGCGAGAAGAAGCGCAACGAGATCTTCCACATGGCCGTGCTCGAGCCGACGCTCGCCGTGCTCGACGAAACCGACTCGGGCCTCGACATCGACGCCCTGCGCGTGGTCTCGGACGGCGTCAACGCGATGCGCAGCCCCGAGCGCTCGTTCATCGTCGTCACCCACTACCAGCGCCTGCTCGAGTACATCGTGCCCGACTACGTCCATGTGCTCGCCGACGGACGTATCGTCCGCTCGGGCGGCCGTGAACTGGCCCTGGAACTGGAAGAGAAGGGCTACGCCTGGACCGAACCCACCGGAGCGAGGAAGTAA
- a CDS encoding Rrf2 family transcriptional regulator — MLRLSKKSDYALLAMKHLATRPDGSGSSSAREISESYDIPLELLAKVLQRMVRARLLVSVQGTRGGYRLGRPAATISVADVIQSVDGPVTVTACSDDDHTCDQYTKCNIRDPLWKIKNRILDALNTVSVAEMAAEAEAAMAAPAPTVSRMMFVPAIGEAKGVVSE, encoded by the coding sequence ATGCTGAGACTTTCGAAGAAATCCGATTACGCATTGCTCGCGATGAAACACCTGGCGACGCGCCCCGATGGCAGCGGCTCGTCGAGCGCTCGCGAGATTTCGGAGTCGTACGACATCCCCCTCGAGTTGCTCGCCAAGGTGCTGCAGCGCATGGTGCGCGCGCGCCTGCTCGTGTCGGTGCAGGGAACGCGCGGTGGCTACCGATTGGGCCGGCCGGCGGCGACGATTTCCGTCGCCGACGTGATCCAGTCGGTGGATGGTCCCGTGACCGTCACGGCCTGTTCAGACGATGACCACACCTGCGACCAGTACACCAAGTGCAACATCCGCGACCCGCTGTGGAAGATCAAAAATCGCATTCTCGATGCGTTGAACACGGTCAGCGTGGCCGAGATGGCAGCGGAAGCGGAGGCCGCGATGGCGGCACCTGCGCCGACGGTATCGCGAATGATGTTCGTTCCGGCGATCGGCGAGGCCAAGGGCGTTGTGAGTGAATGA
- a CDS encoding iron-sulfur cluster assembly accessory protein — protein sequence MIEITESASRVINKQLTKNQHPGGGLRIAIKAGGCSGFSYQFAWDASARDSDVVFEGAGGAKVFVDPRSLKLLDGTVLDFDEHNMMATTFTLKNPHATSTCGCGTSFSA from the coding sequence ATGATCGAAATTACTGAAAGCGCATCGCGCGTCATCAACAAGCAGCTGACGAAGAACCAGCACCCGGGCGGCGGGTTGCGGATTGCCATCAAGGCCGGCGGCTGTTCGGGCTTCAGCTACCAGTTTGCCTGGGACGCCTCGGCCCGCGACAGCGACGTCGTGTTCGAGGGCGCCGGTGGCGCGAAGGTGTTTGTCGATCCGCGCAGCCTGAAGCTGCTCGACGGCACGGTGCTCGATTTCGACGAGCACAACATGATGGCGACGACGTTCACCTTGAAGAACCCGCATGCGACCAGCACCTGCGGCTGCGGCACGTCGTTCTCTGCTTGA
- a CDS encoding formylglycine-generating enzyme family protein codes for MRDDPIPRFVRVPAGEFAMGSDEGADDERPSHPVHVDAFYASIHPITVEQYAEFAREAGYGAPAIRDLPLFVTPAQESAFRELAAPYVWRGGEPPRERARHPVTLVTHSDATAYCRWLSGRVGRLVRLPTEAEWERAARGGRVGTRYPWGDDVDASRANFLPDPALKRHRGTRPVGCYPPNEMQLYDMAGNVWQWVADWYRADAYRSGENRNPRGPGSGTLRVLRGGSWVTHDVDQLRCAHRHKVPPDTYAYSIGFRVVYSDDGSG; via the coding sequence ATGCGTGATGACCCAATCCCGCGTTTCGTTCGCGTCCCCGCCGGCGAGTTCGCCATGGGTTCGGACGAGGGCGCCGACGACGAGCGACCGTCGCATCCAGTTCATGTGGACGCGTTTTATGCGTCGATCCACCCCATTACCGTCGAGCAGTACGCCGAGTTCGCCCGCGAAGCGGGCTACGGCGCGCCGGCGATTCGCGACTTGCCGCTGTTCGTGACGCCAGCCCAGGAGTCGGCATTCCGGGAACTCGCGGCGCCGTACGTGTGGCGCGGCGGCGAGCCCCCGCGCGAACGCGCGCGCCACCCAGTGACCCTGGTCACCCATTCCGACGCGACCGCCTATTGCCGGTGGCTGAGCGGGCGCGTCGGCCGGCTGGTCCGGCTGCCGACCGAAGCCGAGTGGGAGCGCGCCGCGCGCGGTGGCCGCGTCGGCACCCGCTATCCCTGGGGGGATGACGTGGACGCCTCACGTGCGAACTTTCTGCCCGACCCGGCGCTGAAGCGGCACCGGGGGACGCGTCCGGTCGGCTGCTATCCGCCCAACGAGATGCAGCTCTACGACATGGCCGGCAACGTCTGGCAGTGGGTGGCCGATTGGTATCGCGCCGATGCCTACCGCAGCGGCGAAAACCGCAACCCGCGCGGGCCGGGCAGCGGCACGTTGCGCGTGCTGCGCGGCGGCTCGTGGGTCACGCACGACGTCGACCAGCTTCGCTGCGCGCATCGGCACAAGGTGCCGCCCGATACCTATGCCTACAGCATTGGTTTTCGCGTCGTCTACTCGGACGACGGGTCGGGATAG
- a CDS encoding aminotransferase class V-fold PLP-dependent enzyme — protein MNMIYLDHHATTPVDARVLEAMLPFFSEKFGNAASRQHAFGWAASDAVERARKQVAALVGAGGKDVIFTSGATEANNLAIKGAAKARRERNHLVTVATEHKAVLDPMARLAHEGWTVTVLPVNGAGLIDLGELEAAITERTALVSVMAANNEIGVLQPIKDAAALAHAKGAWFHTDAVQAVGKVPFDVEALDVDFASITAHKVYGPKGVGALYVRRKGRTVAAIAEIDGGGHERGLRSGTLNVPGIVGFGQAAEIARAEMKEEAGRTAALGERLLKALYATTDGMTVNGSLDARLPGNLNVSFDGVDGEALLVSLDDIAVSSGAACTAAEPSHVLVALGLSKDRALASLRFGIGRGTTAEDVDYAAAKVADVVTRLRAMSPV, from the coding sequence ATGAACATGATCTACCTCGACCACCACGCGACGACCCCCGTGGATGCGCGTGTGCTCGAGGCCATGCTGCCGTTCTTCTCCGAGAAGTTCGGGAACGCAGCCAGCAGGCAGCACGCGTTCGGTTGGGCTGCGAGCGATGCGGTTGAGCGGGCCCGCAAGCAAGTGGCCGCGCTCGTCGGCGCGGGCGGCAAGGACGTGATCTTCACGAGTGGTGCGACCGAGGCGAACAACCTCGCCATCAAGGGCGCAGCGAAGGCACGGCGAGAACGCAACCACCTGGTGACGGTGGCCACCGAGCACAAGGCGGTGCTCGACCCCATGGCGCGGCTCGCGCACGAGGGCTGGACGGTCACGGTGCTGCCGGTCAACGGCGCCGGCCTGATCGACCTGGGCGAGCTTGAAGCCGCGATCACCGAGCGCACCGCGCTCGTCAGCGTGATGGCGGCGAACAACGAGATCGGCGTACTGCAGCCGATCAAGGACGCGGCGGCGCTGGCCCACGCGAAAGGCGCGTGGTTCCACACCGACGCGGTGCAGGCGGTGGGGAAGGTGCCGTTCGACGTCGAGGCGCTCGATGTCGACTTCGCCTCGATCACGGCGCACAAGGTGTACGGCCCAAAGGGCGTCGGCGCCTTGTATGTGCGGAGGAAGGGTCGGACCGTCGCGGCGATTGCCGAGATCGATGGCGGCGGCCACGAGCGCGGCTTGCGGTCGGGCACGTTGAACGTGCCGGGGATTGTCGGCTTCGGGCAGGCGGCGGAGATTGCCCGCGCCGAAATGAAGGAAGAGGCCGGGCGCACCGCGGCGCTTGGCGAGCGGTTGTTGAAGGCGCTCTACGCGACGACCGACGGGATGACGGTGAACGGCTCGCTCGATGCGCGGCTGCCCGGCAACCTCAACGTGAGCTTCGATGGAGTTGACGGGGAAGCGTTGCTGGTGAGCCTCGACGACATCGCGGTGTCGTCGGGTGCCGCGTGCACCGCCGCCGAACCGTCTCACGTGCTCGTTGCGCTCGGGTTGTCGAAGGACCGGGCACTGGCCTCGCTGCGATTCGGCATCGGGCGAGGCACCACGGCCGAAGACGTCGATTACGCGGCCGCCAAGGTGGCGGACGTCGTGACGCGGCTGCGCGCCATGTCGCCGGTGTAA
- a CDS encoding iron-sulfur cluster assembly scaffold protein, with product MRYSDEVLKRVREPQRVGALPAGADVGSGVLGTFEEGTVTRIDVRVNGDRVVEARFKVFGCSAAIASASLVAEWLEGAAVDEAKALTAERVVEALGLAPEREYVGRMAVDAAHQALAKVER from the coding sequence GTGCGCTACTCGGACGAGGTGCTCAAGCGCGTCCGCGAGCCGCAACGGGTGGGGGCGCTGCCCGCCGGGGCCGACGTCGGCTCGGGCGTGTTGGGAACGTTTGAGGAAGGCACGGTTACGCGGATCGATGTTCGCGTGAACGGGGATCGCGTCGTGGAAGCGCGGTTCAAGGTGTTTGGCTGCAGTGCGGCCATTGCGAGCGCCAGCCTGGTGGCCGAGTGGCTGGAAGGCGCGGCGGTAGACGAGGCGAAGGCACTGACAGCCGAGCGCGTCGTCGAGGCGCTCGGCCTGGCCCCGGAGCGAGAGTACGTCGGGCGCATGGCGGTTGACGCCGCGCACCAGGCATTGGCGAAGGTAGAGAGATGA
- a CDS encoding M67 family metallopeptidase has protein sequence MDGLVLQPAVDAAIRAHGREAFPHECCGAMLGRDGVVHEAHPLPNTTEEGPRRRFLVRPDDYRGAETRGRETGLDLLGFYHSHPDHPARPSQYDLDHAWPSFSYVIVSIMAGEDKLLTSWRLKEDRSAFEEEPVAITTSPNLQISESRSQITRSPSHQITKS, from the coding sequence ATGGACGGTCTCGTGCTGCAGCCGGCCGTCGATGCCGCGATTCGGGCCCATGGCCGGGAGGCGTTTCCGCATGAATGCTGCGGCGCCATGCTCGGCCGCGACGGCGTGGTGCACGAAGCGCATCCACTGCCGAACACTACCGAGGAAGGCCCGCGCCGCCGCTTCCTGGTGCGGCCCGACGATTATCGCGGCGCCGAGACGCGCGGCCGCGAAACCGGGCTCGACCTGCTCGGCTTCTATCACTCGCACCCGGATCACCCGGCGCGGCCGTCGCAGTACGACCTCGACCACGCCTGGCCGTCGTTTTCGTACGTGATCGTTTCGATCATGGCCGGCGAGGACAAGCTGCTCACGTCTTGGCGCTTGAAAGAAGATCGCTCCGCTTTCGAGGAAGAGCCAGTCGCGATCACCACATCTCCAAATCTCCAAATCAGTGAATCCCGAAGCCAAATCACCAGATCACCAAGCCACCAAATCACCAAATCATGA